From a region of the Streptomyces tirandamycinicus genome:
- a CDS encoding FAD-binding oxidoreductase, which produces MDMLWSGWGDPAKAAPLPDSVVGLLRDLLGVTPRESGPAALGDIAVPGSALTGAARRALTAAVKEPVHLRTDAESRIRHTRGKSTPDLLRIRAGEVDDIPAAVVLPANHDEVLAVLRACAEHGLAVVPFGGGTSVVGGLAPEAEQGFVALDLRRLDGLLSFDEVSRTAVLQPGLRAPDAEALLGERGFTLGHFPQSYEWASIGGFAAARSSGQASAGYGRFDEMVLGVTVATPEGTLEIGRAPRSAAGPDLRQLVLGSEGALGVITSVTVRVRPLPHTRVYEGWRFASFEAGTAALRKLAQDGPRPTVLRLSDETESLVGLAQPDRIGSPDAPGSAGCMAIAGYEGTAEDTADRRARAREVLLACGGEYVGEEPGERWAHGRYNAPYLRDALLDAGAFAETLETAAFWSALPGLYDAVRGALTAALTDAGTPPLVMCHISHVYENGASLYFTVVSAQGGDPVAHWAPAKRAAGDAILASGGTISHHHGVGTDHRDWFTREIGPVGVRVLQAVKAELDPTGILNPGVLIPVR; this is translated from the coding sequence GTGGACATGTTGTGGAGCGGCTGGGGCGACCCGGCCAAGGCGGCACCGCTGCCCGACTCGGTGGTCGGCCTGCTGCGCGATCTGCTGGGAGTCACTCCCCGCGAGAGCGGCCCCGCCGCCCTCGGCGACATCGCCGTACCCGGATCCGCGCTGACCGGCGCGGCCCGCCGCGCGCTCACCGCCGCCGTCAAGGAACCCGTGCACCTGCGCACCGACGCGGAGTCCCGGATCCGCCACACCCGCGGCAAGTCCACCCCGGACCTGCTGCGGATCCGCGCCGGGGAGGTCGACGACATCCCCGCCGCCGTCGTCCTGCCCGCGAACCACGACGAGGTGCTGGCCGTGCTGCGGGCCTGCGCCGAACACGGTTTGGCGGTGGTGCCGTTCGGCGGCGGCACCTCCGTCGTCGGCGGTCTCGCCCCCGAGGCCGAGCAGGGATTCGTCGCCCTGGACCTGCGCCGCCTCGACGGACTCCTCTCCTTCGACGAGGTCTCCCGCACCGCCGTGCTCCAGCCCGGGCTGCGCGCGCCCGACGCCGAGGCGCTACTGGGCGAACGCGGCTTCACCCTGGGCCACTTCCCCCAGTCCTATGAGTGGGCGTCGATCGGCGGGTTCGCCGCCGCCCGCTCCAGCGGCCAGGCCTCCGCCGGATACGGCCGCTTCGACGAGATGGTCCTCGGCGTCACCGTCGCCACCCCCGAGGGCACCCTGGAGATCGGGCGCGCCCCGCGCTCGGCCGCCGGACCGGACCTGCGCCAGCTGGTGCTCGGCTCCGAGGGCGCGCTCGGCGTGATCACCTCGGTCACCGTCCGCGTCCGTCCCCTGCCCCACACCCGGGTCTACGAGGGCTGGCGCTTCGCCTCCTTCGAGGCCGGAACGGCCGCCCTCCGCAAGCTGGCCCAGGACGGCCCCCGCCCCACCGTGCTGCGGCTGTCCGACGAGACCGAGTCCCTCGTCGGCCTCGCCCAGCCCGACCGGATCGGGAGCCCGGACGCGCCGGGGTCCGCCGGGTGCATGGCGATCGCCGGGTACGAGGGCACCGCCGAGGACACCGCCGACCGGCGCGCCCGGGCCCGCGAGGTCCTCCTCGCCTGCGGCGGCGAGTACGTGGGCGAGGAGCCGGGCGAGCGCTGGGCCCACGGCCGCTACAACGCCCCGTATCTGCGCGACGCGCTCCTCGACGCCGGCGCCTTCGCCGAGACCCTGGAGACCGCGGCCTTCTGGTCCGCGCTGCCCGGCCTCTACGACGCGGTGCGCGGCGCCCTCACCGCCGCCCTCACCGACGCGGGCACCCCGCCGCTGGTCATGTGCCACATCTCGCACGTGTACGAGAACGGCGCCTCGCTCTACTTCACCGTCGTCTCCGCCCAGGGCGGCGACCCCGTCGCCCACTGGGCCCCGGCGAAGCGGGCGGCGGGCGACGCGATCCTGGCCTCCGGCGGCACCATCAGCCATCATCACGGCGTCGGTACCGACCACCGCGACTGGTTCACCCGGGAGATCGGGCCCGTCGGCGTCCGCGTGCTGCAGGCCGTCAAGGCCGAGCTCGACCCCACCGGGATCCTCAATCCCGGTGTGCTCATCCCCGTCCGCTGA
- a CDS encoding diacylglycerol/lipid kinase family protein, translating into MRQFTAVVNPTAGGSSGTAALLPLARILREAGAGLDTRYSRNLEHARELAREAGRKGQVVLAVGGDGMAGCVGGALSGTDTVLGLVPAGRGNDFARALGLPTDTAALAAVLLDGTPRAVDTIRVESATHAGVSVLGSVYAGVDAVANQHANTSKLLRGAASYYAGGLRAVAAWRPAEYRVTVDGVLHERRGYTVVAANSGYYGFGRNIAPGARLDDGVLDVVVIRHAPKRLFFTMMNELKTGAHLRRPEIEVLRGEEIRIEAERSLPYGADGEVDATLPVTVRVQPGALNVLA; encoded by the coding sequence ATGCGACAGTTCACCGCCGTCGTCAACCCCACCGCGGGCGGCTCCAGCGGTACGGCGGCCCTGCTCCCGCTGGCCCGCATCCTGAGGGAGGCCGGGGCCGGGCTCGACACCCGGTACAGCCGCAACCTCGAACACGCCCGGGAGCTGGCCCGGGAGGCCGGCCGCAAGGGGCAGGTCGTGCTCGCCGTCGGCGGCGACGGGATGGCCGGATGCGTCGGCGGCGCCCTCAGCGGCACCGACACGGTCCTCGGTCTGGTACCCGCCGGACGCGGCAACGACTTCGCCCGGGCGCTGGGCCTGCCCACCGACACGGCCGCCCTCGCCGCCGTACTCCTCGACGGCACGCCCCGCGCGGTCGACACCATCCGGGTCGAGTCGGCCACCCACGCCGGGGTGTCCGTCCTGGGCAGCGTCTACGCCGGTGTCGACGCCGTCGCCAACCAGCACGCCAACACCTCCAAGCTGCTGCGCGGCGCGGCCTCGTACTACGCGGGCGGGCTGCGGGCCGTCGCGGCCTGGCGGCCGGCGGAGTACCGCGTCACCGTGGACGGGGTGCTCCACGAGCGGCGCGGCTACACCGTCGTCGCCGCCAACTCGGGCTACTACGGCTTCGGCCGCAACATCGCCCCCGGGGCCCGCCTCGACGACGGCGTGCTCGACGTCGTCGTCATCCGGCACGCGCCCAAGCGCCTCTTCTTCACGATGATGAACGAGCTCAAGACCGGTGCGCACCTGAGGCGCCCCGAGATCGAGGTCCTGCGCGGCGAGGAGATCCGGATCGAGGCCGAACGCTCCCTCCCGTACGGGGCGGACGGCGAGGTCGACGCGACCCTGCCGGTGACGGTGCGGGTGCAGCCGGGCGCGCTGAACGTGCTGGCCTGA
- a CDS encoding saccharopine dehydrogenase family protein, producing MRILLVGAGGVGTAVTRIAARREFFEHMVVADYDETRARAAVAGVSQAGDGGPAGTDGGGTSEGGRFSAARIDASDEAAVRELLERERCDVLLNATDPRFVMPLFRASLAAGAHYLDMAMSLSRPHPQRPYEECGVKLGDEQFALAEGWSQSGRVALVGMGVEPGLSDVFARHAADELFDSIEEVGVRDGANLTVEGYDFAPSFSIWTTIEECLNPPVVFETGRGWFTTPPFSEPEVFDFPEGIGPVECVNVEHEEVLLIPRWVDADRVTFKYGLGSDFINTLRVLHQIGLDRTEPVTVRGADGPVQVSPRDVVAACLPDPATLGDRMWGKTCAGTWVKGVKDGRPREVYLYHVVDNEWSMKEYGSQAVVWQTAVNPVVALELLATGAWSGTGILGPEAFEARPFLDLLTEYGTPWGMREQ from the coding sequence ATGCGCATCTTGCTGGTCGGCGCCGGCGGAGTGGGGACAGCAGTCACCCGGATCGCCGCTCGCCGCGAATTCTTCGAACACATGGTCGTCGCGGACTACGACGAGACCCGGGCCCGGGCCGCCGTGGCCGGTGTCTCGCAGGCCGGCGACGGAGGTCCCGCCGGGACGGACGGCGGCGGCACCTCGGAAGGCGGCCGGTTCTCCGCCGCCCGGATCGACGCCTCGGACGAGGCCGCCGTCAGGGAACTCCTGGAGCGGGAGCGCTGCGACGTCCTGCTCAACGCGACGGACCCCCGGTTCGTCATGCCGCTGTTCCGGGCGTCGCTCGCCGCGGGCGCGCACTACCTGGACATGGCGATGTCCCTGTCGCGGCCGCATCCGCAGCGGCCGTACGAGGAGTGCGGGGTCAAGCTCGGCGACGAGCAGTTCGCGCTGGCGGAGGGCTGGTCGCAGTCCGGCCGGGTCGCACTCGTCGGGATGGGCGTGGAGCCCGGTCTGTCGGACGTCTTCGCCCGCCACGCGGCGGACGAGCTCTTCGACTCGATCGAGGAGGTCGGCGTACGGGACGGCGCGAACCTCACCGTGGAGGGCTACGACTTCGCGCCCTCGTTCAGCATCTGGACCACGATCGAGGAGTGCCTGAACCCTCCGGTGGTCTTCGAGACGGGCCGCGGCTGGTTCACCACACCGCCGTTCAGCGAGCCGGAGGTGTTCGACTTCCCCGAGGGGATCGGCCCGGTGGAGTGCGTCAACGTGGAGCACGAGGAGGTGCTGCTCATCCCGCGCTGGGTGGACGCGGACCGCGTCACCTTCAAGTACGGCCTCGGCTCGGACTTCATCAACACCCTGCGCGTGCTGCACCAGATCGGCCTGGACCGCACGGAACCGGTGACGGTGCGCGGCGCCGACGGCCCGGTGCAGGTGTCGCCGCGTGACGTCGTCGCCGCCTGCCTGCCGGACCCGGCCACGCTCGGCGACCGGATGTGGGGGAAGACGTGCGCGGGGACGTGGGTGAAGGGCGTCAAGGACGGCCGGCCGCGCGAGGTGTACCTCTACCACGTCGTCGACAACGAGTGGTCGATGAAGGAGTACGGCAGCCAGGCCGTGGTGTGGCAGACCGCGGTCAACCCGGTCGTCGCCCTGGAACTGCTGGCGACGGGCGCGTGGTCCGGGACCGGCATCCTCGGCCCGGAGGCCTTCGAGGCGCGCCCCTTCCTCGATCTGCTGACGGAGTACGGCACCCCCTGGGGCATGCGCGAGCAGTAG
- a CDS encoding TetR/AcrR family transcriptional regulator, giving the protein MPKKVVPEGARRRRRPTKAGVVLSEQLIVTTALRMLREHGGEGLTARRLGAALGADPSTLYRYFRGMDELILAVGDELIGRALRGWRATDDWRADLRELGLRIHAAYLAHPQAAVLTASRVSGRANEIAADEAVLGVLHRAGFPVRDAVRVYHCFIDQTLAFAALDAAALALPEAARRADEAVWQATYARLPATTHPHIAPAARHLVAEMNVSAYPAALDMLIASAASELG; this is encoded by the coding sequence TTGCCCAAGAAGGTGGTTCCGGAGGGCGCGCGCCGCCGCCGTCGCCCCACGAAGGCCGGAGTGGTCCTTTCGGAGCAGCTGATCGTCACCACGGCGCTGCGGATGCTCCGGGAGCACGGCGGCGAAGGGCTCACCGCGCGCCGGCTCGGCGCGGCCCTCGGGGCGGACCCGAGCACCCTGTACCGCTACTTCCGCGGCATGGACGAGCTGATCCTCGCCGTCGGCGACGAGCTGATCGGCCGGGCGCTCAGGGGATGGCGCGCCACCGACGACTGGCGTGCGGACCTGCGCGAACTGGGGCTGCGCATCCATGCCGCCTATCTGGCCCACCCGCAGGCCGCGGTGCTCACGGCCAGCCGCGTCTCGGGGCGGGCGAACGAGATCGCCGCGGACGAGGCCGTCCTCGGCGTGCTGCACCGCGCGGGCTTCCCGGTGCGCGACGCCGTGCGGGTCTACCACTGCTTCATCGACCAGACGCTCGCCTTCGCGGCACTGGACGCGGCGGCACTGGCCCTCCCCGAGGCGGCGCGCCGCGCGGACGAGGCGGTCTGGCAGGCGACGTACGCACGGCTGCCGGCGACGACGCACCCGCACATCGCACCGGCGGCGCGCCATCTCGTCGCCGAGATGAACGTGAGCGCGTACCCGGCGGCGCTGGACATGCTGATCGCGAGCGCGGCCTCGGAGCTGGGGTAG
- a CDS encoding Gfo/Idh/MocA family protein — translation MRIGLIGTGRIGAFHAGVLSRHRDVGALVVADTDARRAREVAARIDATAAPSVDEVFTWGVDAVVISSATAAHAELIGRAARTGLPAFCEKPIALDLPGTLEALREVDRAGTELQLGFMRRFDAGYGRARELVRSGRLGRLHTVRAVTADPAPPPAAYLPLSGGLYRDCLVHDFDILRWITGREVVEVYATGSDAGPAMFREAGDIDTAAAVLTLDDGTLASATATRCNGAGYDVRMELCGEDDTVAVGLDDRTPITSTEPQGPPPADKPWPGFLERFAPAYEAELDAFVRLAMGELDNPCDGREALEALRVAEACELSRRERRPVRLEEIPGL, via the coding sequence ATGCGCATCGGACTCATCGGAACCGGACGGATCGGCGCCTTCCATGCGGGCGTCCTCAGCCGCCATCGCGATGTCGGCGCCCTGGTGGTCGCGGACACCGACGCCCGGCGGGCGCGCGAGGTCGCGGCCCGGATCGACGCCACCGCGGCTCCTTCCGTCGACGAGGTCTTCACCTGGGGCGTGGACGCCGTCGTCATCTCCTCGGCCACCGCCGCCCATGCCGAGCTGATCGGCCGGGCCGCACGCACCGGGCTCCCCGCCTTCTGCGAGAAGCCGATAGCGCTGGACCTGCCGGGGACCCTGGAGGCCCTGCGCGAGGTCGACCGTGCCGGGACCGAGCTCCAGCTCGGCTTCATGCGGCGCTTCGACGCCGGGTACGGCAGGGCCCGCGAACTGGTGCGCTCGGGCCGGCTCGGCAGGCTGCACACCGTACGGGCGGTCACCGCGGACCCGGCCCCGCCGCCCGCCGCGTACCTGCCGCTGTCCGGCGGGCTCTACCGCGACTGCCTGGTGCACGACTTCGACATCCTGCGCTGGATCACCGGACGGGAGGTGGTGGAGGTGTACGCCACCGGCTCGGACGCCGGGCCCGCCATGTTCCGCGAGGCGGGCGACATCGACACCGCGGCCGCCGTGCTGACCCTCGACGACGGCACCCTGGCGTCCGCCACGGCCACCCGCTGCAACGGCGCGGGCTACGACGTCCGGATGGAGCTGTGCGGCGAGGACGACACGGTCGCCGTCGGCCTGGACGACCGTACGCCGATCACCTCCACCGAACCGCAGGGCCCGCCGCCCGCCGACAAGCCGTGGCCGGGCTTCCTGGAGCGTTTCGCCCCCGCCTACGAGGCCGAGCTGGACGCGTTCGTCCGCCTCGCGATGGGCGAACTGGACAACCCCTGCGACGGCCGGGAGGCCCTGGAGGCACTGCGCGTCGCCGAGGCGTGCGAGCTGTCCCGGCGGGAGCGCCGCCCGGTGCGCCTGGAGGAGATCCCGGGACTCTGA
- a CDS encoding GntR family transcriptional regulator gives MPKQPRDTTDATAPLQLSVDRASPVPLYFQLSQQLEAAIEHGTLTPGSLLGNEIELAGRLGLSRPTVRQAIQSLVDKGLLVRRRGVGTQVVHSQVRRPLELSSLYDDLEAAGQRPATRVLRNLVEPATAEVAAALGVPEGSDVHLVERLRSAHGEPMAHLCNHLPAGLLPLETGQLESTGLYRLMRGAGITLHSARQSVGARAATGDEARLLGEEAGSPLLTMERTTFDDTGRAVEFGSHVYRASRYAFEFQLLVRP, from the coding sequence GTGCCCAAGCAGCCCAGAGACACGACGGACGCCACCGCGCCGCTCCAGCTCAGCGTGGACCGCGCCAGCCCGGTCCCGCTGTACTTCCAGCTGTCCCAGCAGCTGGAGGCCGCCATCGAGCACGGCACGCTGACGCCCGGCAGCCTCCTCGGCAACGAGATCGAACTGGCGGGCCGGCTCGGGCTGTCCCGGCCCACCGTCCGCCAGGCCATCCAGTCCCTCGTCGACAAGGGGCTGCTGGTGCGCCGCCGGGGGGTGGGTACCCAGGTCGTGCACAGCCAGGTGAGGCGCCCGCTGGAACTGAGCAGTCTCTACGACGACCTGGAGGCGGCGGGGCAGCGGCCCGCCACCCGCGTCCTGCGCAACCTCGTCGAACCGGCGACCGCCGAGGTCGCGGCCGCGCTCGGGGTACCGGAGGGCAGCGACGTCCACCTGGTGGAGCGGCTGCGCTCGGCGCACGGCGAGCCCATGGCGCACCTGTGCAACCACCTGCCGGCCGGGCTGCTGCCGCTGGAGACCGGGCAACTGGAGTCCACCGGGCTCTACCGGCTGATGCGCGGCGCCGGCATCACCCTGCACAGCGCCCGGCAGTCGGTCGGCGCCCGGGCCGCCACCGGCGACGAGGCGCGGCTGCTCGGCGAGGAGGCGGGCTCCCCGCTGCTGACGATGGAGCGGACCACCTTCGACGACACCGGGCGCGCCGTCGAGTTCGGCTCGCATGTCTACCGGGCCTCGCGGTACGCCTTCGAGTTCCAGCTCCTGGTCCGTCCCTGA
- a CDS encoding sugar ABC transporter substrate-binding protein has translation MRRPRTAAVLLAALALAVAGCSSSGGKDSEENAAGGSGGGKPATTERLRIAMVTHSGEGDTFWDIVQRGAKDAAAKDNVEFLYAANKEGKEQAQLVQTYIDQEVDGIVVTLAKPEALRDVVRKAVAAGIPVVTINSGGQFSRELGALGHIGQDESVAGEAVGEELGKRGKKKVLCVIHEQGNVSLEERCAGVRKTFGGTVENLNVDGTNMPAATSSIEAKLQSGKDIDAVVTLGAPFAAASVQAKRTAGSGAEIDTFDLNAEVVKRLKAEEVGFAVDQQPYLQGYLAVDGLWLNKTNGNVVGGGKPVLTGPALVTEKDVPALEKLTADGTR, from the coding sequence ATGCGCAGACCCCGCACGGCAGCAGTCCTGCTCGCCGCACTCGCACTCGCCGTGGCCGGATGCAGCAGCTCCGGCGGCAAGGACTCCGAGGAGAACGCCGCAGGCGGCAGCGGCGGCGGGAAGCCCGCCACCACCGAGCGGCTGAGGATCGCCATGGTGACCCACTCCGGCGAGGGCGACACCTTCTGGGACATCGTCCAGCGCGGAGCGAAGGACGCCGCCGCCAAGGACAACGTCGAGTTCCTGTACGCCGCGAACAAGGAGGGCAAGGAGCAGGCCCAGCTGGTCCAGACGTACATCGACCAGGAGGTCGACGGCATCGTCGTCACCCTCGCCAAGCCCGAGGCGCTCAGGGACGTCGTCAGGAAGGCCGTCGCCGCCGGCATACCCGTCGTCACCATCAACTCCGGCGGGCAGTTCTCCCGGGAGCTCGGCGCGCTCGGCCACATCGGCCAGGACGAGTCGGTCGCCGGCGAGGCCGTCGGCGAGGAACTGGGCAAGCGCGGCAAGAAGAAGGTCCTCTGCGTCATCCACGAGCAGGGCAACGTCTCGCTGGAGGAGCGCTGCGCGGGCGTGCGGAAGACCTTCGGCGGCACCGTCGAGAACCTCAACGTGGACGGCACCAACATGCCCGCCGCCACCTCCTCCATCGAGGCGAAACTGCAGAGCGGCAAGGACATCGACGCGGTCGTCACCCTGGGCGCCCCGTTCGCCGCCGCATCCGTGCAGGCCAAGCGGACCGCGGGGAGCGGGGCCGAGATCGACACCTTCGACCTGAACGCCGAGGTGGTCAAGCGGCTCAAGGCCGAGGAGGTCGGCTTCGCCGTCGACCAGCAGCCGTACCTCCAGGGCTACCTCGCCGTCGACGGACTCTGGCTCAACAAGACCAACGGCAACGTCGTCGGCGGCGGCAAGCCGGTGCTCACCGGCCCCGCTCTGGTGACGGAGAAGGACGTCCCCGCACTGGAGAAGCTCACGGCCGACGGCACGCGATGA
- a CDS encoding sugar ABC transporter substrate-binding protein, whose amino-acid sequence MARVRTGVRAIGAVLAAVLGASALAGCSATGGKRAEDARRAAEAQGRAAVDTPRWTFAMVTHSGDGDTFWDIVQKGARQAAAKDNVEFLYAHSDEAQQQSQLVQTYIDKKVDGLIVTLAKPEAMKDVVAKATRAGIPVITVNSGSAESKAYGALTHVGQDETVAGEAVGDELDRRGRKKALCVLHEQGNVGHEQRCSGAAKTFGGDLQNLYVDGTNMPDVRAAIEAKLQTDPSIDAVVTLGAPFADAAVQAKRTAGSGAEIDTFDLNAKVAAGLKAGDLGFAVDQQPYLQGYEAVDLLWLYRYNADVLGGGRPVLTGPQIITEKDAAELQEYTERGTR is encoded by the coding sequence GTGGCAAGGGTTCGGACTGGGGTACGTGCGATCGGCGCGGTGCTGGCGGCGGTGCTCGGGGCATCAGCCCTCGCGGGGTGCAGCGCCACCGGCGGCAAGCGCGCCGAGGACGCCCGCAGGGCCGCCGAGGCGCAGGGAAGGGCCGCGGTCGACACACCGCGCTGGACGTTCGCCATGGTCACCCACTCGGGAGACGGCGACACCTTCTGGGACATCGTCCAGAAGGGCGCCCGGCAGGCGGCGGCCAAGGACAACGTCGAGTTCCTGTACGCCCACAGCGACGAGGCCCAGCAGCAGTCCCAACTCGTCCAGACGTACATCGACAAGAAGGTCGACGGGCTGATCGTCACGCTCGCCAAGCCAGAGGCGATGAAGGACGTCGTCGCCAAGGCCACCCGGGCCGGCATCCCGGTGATCACCGTCAACTCCGGCTCGGCCGAGTCGAAGGCGTACGGCGCACTGACCCACGTCGGCCAGGACGAGACCGTCGCCGGCGAGGCCGTCGGCGACGAGCTCGACCGGCGCGGGCGGAAGAAGGCCCTGTGCGTCCTGCACGAGCAGGGCAACGTCGGCCATGAGCAGCGCTGCTCCGGGGCGGCGAAGACCTTCGGCGGCGACCTGCAGAACCTGTACGTCGACGGCACCAACATGCCCGACGTCCGGGCCGCGATCGAGGCCAAGCTCCAGACCGACCCGTCCATCGACGCCGTCGTCACCCTGGGCGCCCCGTTCGCCGACGCCGCCGTCCAGGCCAAGCGGACCGCGGGGAGCGGGGCCGAGATCGACACCTTCGACCTCAACGCGAAGGTCGCCGCCGGGCTCAAGGCCGGCGACCTCGGCTTCGCCGTCGACCAGCAGCCGTACCTCCAGGGCTACGAGGCCGTGGACCTGCTGTGGCTCTACCGCTACAACGCCGATGTGCTGGGCGGCGGACGGCCCGTCCTCACCGGCCCGCAGATCATCACCGAGAAGGACGCCGCCGAACTGCAGGAGTACACCGAGCGGGGGACCCGATGA
- a CDS encoding ABC transporter permease, whose amino-acid sequence MTTTAPPAGDRTGPPDERLLHTSPWRKLLGRPELGSVVGAAAVFLFFSIVADTFLRTSSLSTVLYAASTIGIMAVPVALLMIGGEFDLSAGVLVTSSALVSSMFSYQMTANVWVGALVSLLVTLAIGAFNGVMLVRTGLPSFIITLGTFLMLTGLNLGLTKLISGTVSTRTVADMEGFPAAKKVFASFTVGGVDVKTTILWWIGLVAVATWILLRTRFGNWIFAVGGGAGAARAVGVPVARTKILLYTGVAFCAWISGQHLLFSFDVVQSGEGVGNELIYIIAAVIGGCLITGGYGSAIGSAVGAFIFGMTSKGIVYAEWNPDWFKFFLGAMLLLATLLNAWVRKRAEATA is encoded by the coding sequence ATGACCACGACCGCACCACCGGCCGGCGACAGGACCGGCCCCCCGGACGAGCGGCTGCTGCACACCTCGCCGTGGCGGAAGCTGCTCGGGCGCCCCGAACTGGGCTCGGTCGTCGGCGCGGCCGCCGTGTTCCTCTTCTTCTCGATCGTCGCCGACACCTTCCTGCGGACGTCCAGCCTGAGCACCGTGCTGTACGCGGCCTCCACCATCGGCATCATGGCCGTGCCGGTCGCCCTGCTGATGATCGGCGGGGAGTTCGACCTGTCGGCCGGTGTACTGGTGACCAGCTCCGCGCTGGTCTCCTCGATGTTCAGCTACCAGATGACGGCGAACGTGTGGGTAGGCGCCCTGGTGTCGCTCCTGGTCACGCTGGCGATCGGCGCCTTCAACGGCGTGATGCTGGTCCGTACGGGACTGCCGAGCTTCATCATCACGCTGGGCACGTTCCTGATGCTCACCGGCCTGAACCTCGGCCTCACCAAGCTGATCAGCGGCACGGTGTCGACGAGGACCGTCGCCGACATGGAGGGCTTCCCCGCGGCCAAGAAGGTCTTCGCCTCGTTCACCGTCGGCGGTGTCGACGTCAAGACGACCATCCTGTGGTGGATCGGCCTGGTCGCCGTCGCCACCTGGATCCTGCTGCGCACCCGGTTCGGCAACTGGATCTTCGCGGTCGGCGGCGGCGCGGGCGCGGCGCGGGCCGTGGGCGTCCCGGTGGCCCGGACCAAGATCCTGCTCTACACGGGAGTGGCCTTCTGCGCCTGGATCTCGGGCCAGCACCTGCTGTTCTCGTTCGACGTCGTGCAGTCCGGCGAGGGCGTCGGCAACGAGCTGATCTACATCATCGCGGCCGTCATCGGCGGCTGCCTGATCACCGGCGGCTACGGCTCGGCGATCGGCTCCGCGGTCGGTGCCTTCATCTTCGGCATGACCAGCAAGGGCATCGTGTACGCGGAGTGGAACCCGGACTGGTTCAAGTTCTTCCTCGGAGCGATGCTGCTCCTGGCGACCCTGCTGAACGCATGGGTCCGCAAGCGCGCGGAGGCGACGGCATGA
- a CDS encoding ATP-binding cassette domain-containing protein, with product MTALVELDDVSKYYGNVRALQGVSLEVHAGGITCVLGDNGAGKSTLIKIIAGLHRHDSGTFSIEGEETSLGSPREALDRGIATVYQDLAVVPLMPVWRNFFLGSEPTRGRGPFRRLDVRAMRETTRAELLRMGIDLRDVDQPIGTLSGGERQCVAIARAVYFGARVLVLDEPTAALGVKQSGVVLKYVAAARDAGLGVVLITHNPHHAYLVGDRFILLKRGVMAGSHRKSEITLDELTRQMAGGSELDDLRHELERAPAPRHLGGHDLGH from the coding sequence ATGACGGCCCTCGTGGAACTCGACGACGTCAGCAAGTACTACGGGAACGTGCGCGCGCTTCAGGGCGTGTCACTGGAGGTCCACGCGGGCGGGATCACCTGCGTCCTCGGCGACAACGGCGCCGGCAAGTCCACCCTCATCAAGATCATCGCGGGCCTGCACCGGCACGACTCCGGCACCTTCTCCATCGAGGGGGAGGAGACCTCGCTGGGCTCTCCCCGCGAGGCCCTCGACCGGGGCATCGCCACGGTCTACCAGGACCTCGCCGTCGTGCCGCTGATGCCGGTCTGGCGCAACTTCTTCCTCGGCTCGGAGCCGACCAGGGGCAGGGGCCCCTTCCGGCGGCTCGACGTCCGCGCGATGCGCGAGACCACCCGCGCGGAGCTGCTGCGCATGGGCATCGACCTGCGCGACGTGGACCAGCCCATCGGCACCCTGTCCGGTGGCGAGCGGCAGTGCGTGGCCATCGCCCGGGCGGTCTACTTCGGCGCCAGGGTCCTCGTCCTCGACGAACCCACCGCCGCGCTGGGCGTCAAGCAGTCCGGGGTGGTGCTGAAGTACGTGGCCGCGGCGCGCGACGCGGGGCTCGGGGTGGTCCTGATCACCCACAACCCCCACCACGCCTATCTCGTCGGCGACCGGTTCATCCTGCTCAAGCGGGGCGTGATGGCGGGGAGCCACCGGAAGTCGGAGATCACCCTGGACGAGCTGACCCGGCAGATGGCGGGCGGCAGCGAACTCGACGACCTGCGCCATGAACTGGAGCGCGCCCCCGCACCACGCCATCTCGGCGGGCACGACCTGGGGCACTGA